One segment of Haloplanus natans DSM 17983 DNA contains the following:
- a CDS encoding type IV pilin translates to MSRAQSEAVATVLLLALVVLLVSTVGYVVLGTIGPDDTPTVEVAATVTDSGVTLTHRSGEGLPGDDLTVVLRYGGSEQRYDFATDGRYGADGTFGPGEEWHLDEPIPYAPGDRVDVLLLHGPSNTVLFRGRKVAATPTATATPAPPAAPTRRDEPSFDS, encoded by the coding sequence GTGTCTCGGGCCCAGTCGGAAGCCGTCGCCACCGTGTTGCTTCTCGCGCTCGTTGTGCTCCTCGTGAGCACCGTCGGCTACGTCGTCCTGGGGACTATCGGCCCCGACGACACGCCGACGGTCGAGGTGGCGGCGACGGTGACCGACAGCGGCGTGACGCTCACCCACCGGAGCGGCGAGGGACTTCCCGGCGACGACCTGACCGTCGTCCTCCGCTACGGCGGAAGCGAGCAGCGCTACGACTTCGCGACGGACGGACGCTACGGCGCAGACGGCACCTTCGGCCCCGGGGAGGAGTGGCACCTCGACGAACCGATTCCGTACGCCCCCGGCGACCGGGTCGACGTACTCCTCCTCCACGGCCCATCCAACACGGTGCTGTTCCGCGGACGAAAAGTCGCCGCCACGCCGACGGCGACGGCGACACCGGCACCGCCCGCGGCCCCGACCCGCCGAGACGAACCGTCATTCGACAGCTGA
- a CDS encoding amino acid ABC transporter permease codes for MTDTGSRDADETAASPTFDDRTLKYVGMAASGAFTLVVAAFLGLILWRQVDPSLFVEILHPQFVDAFLVVVRIVVVSSVLSVVSGFAVGLGRISETTMTRGIAKGYIEFFRGTPLLFQLIVIYSGIPAFWAAGEFPIANFSIPAAIIGLTLNHAAYIGEAIRGGVEAVPDGQMEAARSLGMSYAQSMREVVLPQAWRNALAAIGNDQVILVKDTSLLSVLAVPEIISTVQNINSATFDIWTPILWAAILYLTITIPLGKFVRYLEARADPAGESA; via the coding sequence ATGACGGACACGGGGAGTCGAGACGCCGACGAGACCGCGGCGAGTCCGACGTTCGACGACCGGACGCTCAAGTACGTCGGGATGGCTGCGTCGGGGGCGTTCACCCTCGTCGTCGCCGCGTTCTTGGGGCTGATCCTCTGGCGACAGGTCGATCCCTCGCTGTTCGTCGAGATCCTCCATCCACAGTTCGTCGATGCATTTCTCGTCGTCGTCAGGATCGTCGTCGTCAGTAGCGTCCTCTCGGTCGTCAGCGGGTTCGCCGTCGGACTCGGACGGATCTCGGAGACGACGATGACACGCGGGATCGCGAAAGGCTACATCGAATTCTTCCGCGGAACACCGCTTCTCTTCCAACTCATCGTCATCTACTCCGGTATCCCGGCGTTCTGGGCCGCCGGCGAGTTTCCCATCGCGAACTTCTCCATTCCCGCGGCGATCATCGGGCTGACGCTGAACCACGCCGCCTACATCGGCGAGGCGATCCGTGGCGGCGTCGAAGCCGTCCCGGACGGCCAAATGGAGGCCGCGCGGTCGCTCGGAATGTCCTACGCCCAGTCGATGCGGGAAGTGGTGTTGCCACAGGCGTGGCGCAACGCCCTCGCAGCCATCGGTAACGACCAAGTGATCCTCGTGAAAGACACCTCGCTCCTGTCGGTGCTCGCGGTACCCGAGATCATCAGTACGGTCCAGAACATCAACAGCGCGACGTTCGACATCTGGACGCCGATCCTCTGGGCGGCGATTCTCTACCTCACGATCACGATTCCGCTCGGGAAGTTCGTGCGCTACTTAGAGGCGCGTGCCGACCCCGCGGGTGAGAGCGCGTGA
- a CDS encoding 2-keto-4-pentenoate hydratase, protein MTRTIDDATVDELGARLYDAYRRGTPLDPATLPDLTVTDGYAIQDAVTDRRVDDEGAVVGYKVGFTSAAIRSELGVDEPAYGRVLADTVRPEGRVDAGDLIDPRIEPEIAVKLSAPLDPPATAVDALAAIGAVVPVIEVVDSRVEGWEVTAGSAVADDALGARVIHGSRITDPSALDLALEGAEVRRNGERVATGVGADVLGSPARVVAWLAAALADRGERLGAGDLVSTGSLTELIPFEPGDTIEVRFASLGSVTASRA, encoded by the coding sequence ATGACCCGGACGATCGACGACGCGACGGTCGACGAACTCGGCGCCCGACTGTACGACGCCTACCGACGGGGGACGCCCCTCGATCCGGCGACGCTTCCCGACCTCACCGTCACCGACGGCTACGCGATCCAAGACGCCGTGACCGACCGCCGCGTCGACGACGAGGGGGCGGTCGTCGGCTACAAGGTCGGCTTCACCTCGGCGGCGATCCGGTCCGAACTGGGCGTCGACGAACCCGCCTACGGGCGCGTCCTCGCGGACACCGTCCGCCCGGAGGGGCGGGTCGACGCCGGCGACCTGATCGATCCGCGGATCGAGCCGGAGATCGCGGTCAAGCTATCGGCCCCGCTCGACCCGCCAGCGACGGCGGTCGACGCACTGGCGGCCATCGGCGCCGTCGTTCCCGTCATCGAAGTCGTCGACTCGCGGGTCGAGGGGTGGGAGGTGACGGCCGGGAGCGCCGTCGCGGACGACGCCCTCGGGGCGCGGGTGATCCACGGCAGCCGGATCACCGATCCGTCGGCGCTCGACCTCGCGCTCGAAGGCGCCGAAGTGCGCCGTAACGGCGAACGGGTCGCGACGGGCGTCGGCGCGGACGTACTCGGCTCGCCCGCCCGCGTCGTTGCGTGGCTAGCGGCGGCGCTCGCCGACCGGGGAGAACGGCTCGGTGCGGGCGACCTCGTCTCGACCGGCTCGCTCACCGAGCTGATCCCGTTCGAACCGGGCGACACCATCGAGGTGCGTTTCGCCTCGCTCGGCTCGGTGACTGCGTCGCGGGCGTGA
- a CDS encoding amino acid ABC transporter ATP-binding protein produces MSGGRPLIEFDGVNKYFGETQVLRDVDLSVGEREVVVVIGPSGSGKSTLLRCVNRLEEIQAGEIRIGGQAVSEMDVNAVRQRVGMVFQSFNLFPHMTALENVAVAPRKVRGIPGDEADERARTLLDRVGLADQTESYPGELSGGQQQRVAIARALAMKPEVMLFDEVTSALDPELVGDVLGVIGDLAAEGMTMLVVTHEMGFAREVCDRVVLMAEGEVVEQGHPESFFENPETERGRAFLSRLL; encoded by the coding sequence GTGAGCGGCGGTCGCCCGCTGATCGAGTTCGACGGGGTAAATAAATACTTCGGCGAGACACAGGTGTTGCGGGACGTCGACCTGAGCGTCGGCGAACGGGAGGTAGTGGTCGTGATCGGCCCGTCCGGGTCGGGAAAATCGACGCTCCTGCGCTGTGTCAACCGACTGGAAGAAATTCAGGCCGGGGAGATTCGTATCGGGGGGCAGGCCGTCTCCGAGATGGATGTCAACGCCGTCCGACAGCGCGTCGGGATGGTGTTCCAGTCGTTTAATCTGTTCCCGCACATGACCGCACTGGAGAACGTCGCCGTCGCGCCACGAAAGGTCCGTGGCATCCCCGGCGACGAGGCGGACGAACGGGCGCGGACGCTCCTCGACCGCGTCGGCCTGGCCGACCAGACCGAGTCGTACCCCGGGGAACTGTCCGGCGGGCAACAACAGCGGGTGGCCATCGCCCGTGCGCTGGCCATGAAGCCCGAGGTGATGCTGTTCGACGAGGTGACGAGCGCGCTCGACCCCGAACTCGTCGGCGACGTCCTCGGCGTCATCGGCGACCTCGCCGCCGAGGGGATGACTATGCTCGTCGTCACCCACGAGATGGGGTTCGCCCGCGAAGTCTGTGACCGGGTGGTCCTCATGGCCGAGGGTGAGGTGGTCGAACAGGGCCACCCCGAGTCGTTCTTTGAGAACCCCGAGACCGAGCGCGGACGGGCCTTCCTCTCCCGGCTCCTCTGA
- the hmgB gene encoding hydroxymethylglutaryl-CoA synthase, which produces MTSVGIDAIEIRTGKLKLDLAETFAPAKDEAPEKYTKGLGLEASSFPDTYEDIVTMGANAAKRLIDRKGLTPDDIGRIDVATESAFDNSKPVSTYIAGCLEEVYDGDFHHANKGERKFACVAGTQSIDDAYNWIKAGRNRGRSALVIATDTALYARGDPGEATQGAGAVAMLVSEDPSVVELSTHQGYGSADETDFLKPNQQFPSVDGKRSVQVYLARMREALTDFESVAGRTHPDDYAYFPFHTPFPGMVRKAALLGFRHMTRDTEIEDGLATEIGRQPREEEYDDWDAYEDAIREYMDALKGTETYNDWYARAIDPTLTLARRVGNWYTGSVHVARASALKTAAETGRALSGEKLLVGSYGSGAQAEIHSETIMDGWREEVEAFDVDEQLSRRYDLSFEEYGRVHDAHNHEKERELEEFTVPSGEFVFTGWGRMNERKYEYVD; this is translated from the coding sequence ATGACTTCCGTCGGCATCGACGCCATCGAAATCCGAACGGGGAAGCTCAAACTCGACCTGGCCGAGACGTTCGCGCCGGCCAAAGACGAGGCCCCGGAGAAGTACACGAAGGGGTTAGGGCTCGAAGCCTCGTCGTTCCCCGACACCTACGAGGACATCGTGACGATGGGGGCAAACGCCGCCAAACGGCTGATCGACCGCAAGGGCCTCACGCCCGACGACATCGGCCGCATCGACGTGGCCACCGAGAGCGCGTTCGACAACTCCAAGCCCGTCTCCACGTACATCGCCGGCTGTCTGGAGGAGGTGTACGACGGCGACTTCCACCACGCAAACAAGGGCGAGCGCAAATTTGCGTGTGTCGCCGGCACCCAGAGCATCGACGACGCGTACAACTGGATCAAAGCGGGGCGAAACCGGGGCCGGTCGGCGCTCGTTATCGCCACCGACACCGCACTCTACGCCCGGGGCGACCCCGGCGAGGCCACGCAGGGCGCGGGCGCCGTTGCCATGCTCGTCTCCGAGGATCCGAGCGTCGTCGAACTCTCGACCCATCAGGGCTACGGCAGCGCCGACGAGACGGACTTCCTGAAGCCCAACCAGCAGTTCCCGAGCGTCGACGGCAAGCGATCCGTCCAGGTGTATCTGGCGCGAATGCGCGAGGCGCTGACGGACTTCGAATCGGTCGCCGGCCGCACCCACCCCGACGACTACGCGTACTTCCCGTTCCACACGCCGTTCCCGGGCATGGTCCGTAAGGCCGCCCTCCTCGGCTTCCGGCACATGACCCGGGATACGGAAATCGAGGACGGACTCGCGACCGAAATCGGCCGCCAGCCACGCGAAGAGGAGTACGACGACTGGGACGCCTACGAGGACGCCATCCGGGAGTACATGGACGCGCTGAAGGGGACGGAGACGTACAACGACTGGTACGCGCGGGCCATCGACCCGACGCTCACGCTCGCACGCCGGGTCGGCAACTGGTACACCGGCTCCGTCCACGTCGCGCGCGCGAGTGCGCTCAAGACCGCGGCCGAGACGGGCCGGGCGCTCTCGGGCGAGAAACTCCTCGTCGGCTCCTACGGCTCCGGCGCGCAGGCCGAAATCCACTCCGAGACCATCATGGACGGCTGGCGCGAGGAAGTCGAGGCGTTCGACGTCGACGAACAGCTCTCGCGGCGCTACGACCTGAGCTTCGAGGAGTACGGCCGCGTCCACGACGCCCACAACCACGAGAAAGAGCGGGAACTGGAGGAGTTCACGGTGCCGAGCGGCGAGTTCGTCTTCACCGGCTGGGGTCGGATGAACGAGCGCAAGTACGAGTACGTCGACTAG
- a CDS encoding helix-turn-helix domain-containing protein, with translation MSDDLRDDLARRIAGEITLSSNPGATLRKWRTDFDVSQTELAERLDVSSSVISDYESGRRESPGIGVVSRIVRALLDIDESRGGGRIRQYARVISAGFESDIVQDLREYPTSIPLERFYEAMDATEVVAGDRDTVSGHTVINSIEAIKRLPSEEFYRLYGQSTNRALVFTDVTRGESPLVALRVVNPTPNAVVLHGLEEEDLWEHAPGLARVDGFALAVSTCDLDAALAKLRDLP, from the coding sequence ATGAGCGACGACCTCCGCGACGACCTCGCCCGACGTATCGCCGGTGAGATCACGCTCAGCTCGAACCCCGGCGCGACGCTCCGGAAGTGGCGAACCGACTTCGACGTGTCACAGACGGAGCTCGCCGAACGGCTCGACGTCTCCTCCTCGGTCATCTCGGATTACGAGAGCGGACGCCGGGAGAGCCCCGGTATCGGCGTCGTCAGCCGTATCGTCCGCGCGCTACTCGACATCGACGAGTCCCGCGGCGGCGGACGTATCCGCCAGTACGCGCGCGTCATCTCCGCCGGCTTCGAGAGCGACATCGTCCAGGACCTCCGCGAGTATCCGACCTCGATCCCCCTCGAACGCTTCTACGAGGCGATGGACGCGACGGAAGTCGTCGCCGGCGACCGTGACACCGTCAGCGGGCACACGGTCATCAACAGCATCGAGGCGATCAAACGCCTGCCGAGCGAGGAGTTCTACCGCCTCTACGGCCAGAGTACGAACCGCGCGCTCGTCTTCACCGACGTGACCCGCGGCGAGTCGCCGCTGGTCGCCCTTCGGGTGGTGAATCCCACGCCCAACGCCGTCGTCCTGCACGGACTGGAAGAAGAGGACCTCTGGGAACACGCGCCAGGGCTCGCACGGGTCGACGGCTTCGCACTCGCCGTCTCGACCTGTGATCTGGACGCGGCGCTCGCGAAACTCCGTGATCTCCCCTAG
- a CDS encoding 2Fe-2S iron-sulfur cluster-binding protein gives MSDRCDVVYVRVDDDGEEHLLTAPAGATLRDVLLDAGLSPYTRVTERLNCGGRGLCATCGVRIDAGPAPEHWHDALADRWGYPRLSCQVRLDGDVRVRLAEKVVWGNRDPE, from the coding sequence ATGAGCGACCGCTGTGACGTGGTGTACGTCAGGGTCGACGACGACGGCGAGGAGCACCTGTTGACCGCGCCGGCGGGGGCGACCCTTCGCGACGTGCTTCTCGACGCGGGACTCTCGCCGTACACCCGCGTCACCGAGCGACTGAACTGCGGCGGCCGGGGGTTGTGCGCGACGTGTGGCGTCCGGATCGACGCGGGACCGGCGCCCGAGCACTGGCACGACGCCCTCGCCGACCGATGGGGGTATCCGCGGCTCTCGTGTCAGGTGCGACTGGACGGGGACGTGCGGGTGCGTCTCGCGGAGAAAGTGGTCTGGGGGAATCGGGACCCGGAGTAG
- a CDS encoding DASH family cryptochrome produces the protein MAPDADAGGTTLLWLRRDLRCHDNPALAAAADADRLLPVSVVDPAGYGPADFGGPRSFTYEKTGSHRTRFRLDALDDLRTRLRDRGSDLVVRRGDPASVLSDLVDRVDADAVHVHTRPTPEERAVEERVAGALSAPLVRHWGHTLYHPDDLPSDVSGIDDTYTPFRKSVESSASVRAPAPVPTIPDRPAVDPGEIPTTTDLGVDSEPVDDRTAMAFEGGETAALDRLDAYLWETDSLREYKQTRNGLVGRDYSSKFSPWLNEGCLSPRRVSAEIDAYEERRVENDSTYWLRFELIWRDFFQFQFAKHGGTFFTPGGIRRREIAWRDDETAFGRWKRGETGIPFVDAGMRELNATGYLSNRARQNVASFLANDLRIDWRKGAAYFETRLIDYDPASNYGNWAYVAGVGNDSRNRAFDVLWQAHRYDADAAYVRRWLPELDGLAPDVAHEPWTLPDEERARVNYPSPMIDPATLSGDG, from the coding sequence ATGGCTCCCGACGCCGACGCCGGCGGGACCACGCTCCTGTGGCTCCGCCGTGACCTCCGTTGCCACGACAATCCGGCCCTCGCCGCCGCCGCCGACGCCGACCGCCTGTTGCCCGTCTCCGTCGTCGACCCGGCGGGCTACGGCCCCGCCGACTTCGGCGGTCCCCGATCGTTCACCTACGAGAAGACGGGGAGTCACCGGACGCGGTTCCGACTCGACGCCCTCGACGACCTGCGTACCCGCTTGCGGGACCGCGGCAGCGACCTCGTCGTTCGGCGGGGCGACCCCGCCTCGGTCCTTTCGGACCTCGTAGATCGGGTGGACGCCGACGCCGTCCACGTCCACACGCGGCCGACGCCGGAGGAGCGGGCGGTCGAGGAACGCGTCGCTGGGGCCCTGTCGGCCCCGCTCGTCCGCCACTGGGGACACACGCTGTATCACCCGGACGACCTCCCGAGCGACGTATCGGGGATCGACGACACGTACACGCCGTTCCGGAAGTCGGTGGAGTCGTCGGCGTCGGTGCGGGCGCCGGCGCCGGTGCCGACGATTCCCGATCGGCCGGCGGTCGATCCCGGCGAGATACCCACCACGACCGATCTCGGCGTCGACTCCGAACCGGTCGACGACCGGACGGCGATGGCGTTCGAGGGGGGTGAGACCGCCGCGCTCGACCGCCTCGACGCGTATCTCTGGGAGACGGATTCGCTCCGGGAGTACAAGCAGACCCGGAACGGACTGGTCGGGCGGGACTACTCCTCGAAGTTCTCGCCGTGGCTGAACGAGGGCTGTCTCTCGCCCCGCCGGGTGAGCGCCGAGATAGACGCGTACGAGGAGCGTCGCGTCGAAAACGACTCGACGTACTGGCTCCGATTCGAACTGATCTGGCGCGACTTCTTCCAGTTCCAGTTCGCCAAACACGGCGGCACGTTCTTCACGCCGGGAGGCATCCGCCGACGAGAAATCGCGTGGCGGGACGACGAGACGGCGTTCGGCCGCTGGAAACGGGGCGAAACGGGGATCCCCTTCGTGGACGCGGGTATGCGGGAGTTGAACGCGACGGGTTACCTGTCGAACCGCGCGCGCCAGAACGTCGCCTCCTTCCTGGCGAACGACCTGCGGATCGACTGGCGAAAGGGCGCGGCGTACTTCGAGACGCGGCTGATCGACTACGACCCCGCGTCGAACTACGGCAACTGGGCGTACGTCGCGGGCGTCGGCAACGACTCCCGGAACCGCGCGTTCGACGTACTGTGGCAGGCCCACCGATACGACGCCGACGCCGCGTACGTACGGCGGTGGCTCCCCGAACTCGACGGACTGGCCCCCGACGTGGCCCACGAGCCGTGGACGCTCCCTGACGAGGAACGGGCACGGGTGAACTACCCGTCGCCGATGATCGATCCGGCGACGCTGTCCGGCGACGGATGA
- a CDS encoding metal-dependent hydrolase has protein sequence MPSTVVHLGVGAVVAAALLGDEFDRRAVAVVLAATAVPDVDTFAGLYMEGAHRALLHTLVLPVAAGTILAYDTRIRPVSRLHGRWGPRGVRVAWVALAGLLIGGILPDLMTNGVNAFYPFYDRFLTVDGELLLSNQRGVVQTFVDLSAQPERTTENTHYWTGVDPTRGEEPTNVERIFPVVRSGFQLLVIVLGAFTLGARFWEER, from the coding sequence ATGCCATCGACGGTCGTCCACCTCGGCGTCGGCGCCGTCGTCGCCGCCGCGCTCCTGGGCGACGAGTTCGATCGCCGCGCCGTCGCCGTCGTCCTCGCCGCCACCGCGGTCCCCGATGTCGACACCTTCGCCGGCCTCTACATGGAGGGCGCCCATCGGGCACTGTTGCACACGCTTGTGTTACCCGTCGCCGCTGGCACCATCCTGGCCTACGACACCCGAATACGACCCGTCTCCCGGCTCCACGGCCGCTGGGGCCCACGCGGCGTTCGGGTGGCGTGGGTCGCGCTCGCGGGCCTCCTGATCGGCGGCATCCTCCCCGATCTGATGACCAACGGCGTCAACGCCTTCTACCCCTTCTACGACCGGTTTCTCACCGTCGACGGCGAACTCCTGCTGTCGAACCAGCGGGGCGTCGTGCAGACGTTCGTCGATCTGTCGGCCCAGCCCGAGCGGACGACGGAGAACACCCACTACTGGACGGGCGTCGATCCGACGCGGGGCGAGGAACCGACGAACGTCGAGCGGATCTTCCCCGTCGTCCGCTCGGGCTTCCAGTTGCTCGTGATCGTCCTCGGCGCGTTCACGCTCGGGGCGCGGTTCTGGGAGGAGCGATAG
- a CDS encoding Ig-like domain-containing protein — MGFRDANRAQAIQVGAILLFGILILGISIYQATVVPQQNARVEFNAYQEATDDMVSVRNDVVAAGTEGTSASTTVATGATYPARSIFINPGAPAGTISTEGAPNVSVDGVRAVESEAENTQTFWNATSGTYATNRVTFTPSYNEFDGSPVTVAGQGVYRLPDDRVLPISAGSSIRGNRITLVTVRGDLGAAGGSVPVTADPVSTATRTVVVTGTGATFDVTVPTPIPASAWNDTVAPDVVANPNVVTTTPVGDESVRITFNGSRQYELRLAAVELRAQSDSSTVERPGGSYLIGLTGNETVATGRARPVVAEVRDRYNNPVSGEEVTFEVVAGGGSFANGGTQRTVTTDGNGRAPVALRPDSSGTITVEARSDLNGNGNIEPYERTRFGFTATAGSTDDGGAEEINPSGDGDVVLVKGVAKKDGDIDLYFNNTAGSDRTVSEARVSFYYTTSPSNGQGNTRQPPEKLIFGNTKFQVPGQLKPLDSPVTIPQNSPDAIAFSLETPDSGTQAKPEDFLVLTLKFQETGERSTYFITLEGNDNNGNPGGGNGGGRGPSGNGPPGQN; from the coding sequence ATGGGTTTTCGCGACGCGAACCGCGCCCAGGCCATCCAGGTCGGGGCGATTCTACTCTTCGGTATCCTGATCCTCGGCATCTCCATCTATCAGGCCACGGTCGTCCCCCAGCAGAACGCCCGCGTCGAGTTCAACGCGTATCAGGAAGCGACCGACGACATGGTGTCGGTCCGAAACGACGTGGTCGCGGCGGGCACCGAGGGCACGTCCGCGTCGACGACGGTTGCGACCGGTGCGACCTACCCCGCCCGATCCATCTTCATCAACCCCGGCGCGCCGGCGGGGACGATTTCGACCGAGGGGGCCCCGAACGTCAGCGTCGACGGCGTGCGCGCCGTCGAGAGCGAGGCCGAAAACACGCAGACGTTCTGGAACGCCACGAGCGGCACGTACGCGACCAACCGGGTGACGTTCACGCCGTCGTACAACGAGTTCGACGGCTCGCCGGTCACCGTCGCGGGGCAGGGCGTCTACCGACTCCCGGACGACCGTGTGCTCCCCATCTCGGCCGGGTCGTCGATCCGCGGGAACCGCATCACGCTGGTGACGGTCCGTGGTGACCTCGGCGCCGCCGGAGGGTCCGTCCCGGTGACGGCCGATCCGGTCTCCACGGCGACGCGGACCGTCGTCGTCACCGGGACGGGGGCGACGTTCGACGTGACCGTGCCGACCCCGATTCCCGCGTCGGCGTGGAACGACACCGTCGCACCCGACGTGGTGGCGAACCCGAACGTCGTGACGACGACGCCCGTCGGCGACGAGAGCGTTCGCATCACGTTCAACGGGAGCCGGCAGTACGAACTCCGGTTGGCCGCCGTGGAACTGCGGGCGCAGTCGGATTCGAGCACCGTCGAGCGACCCGGTGGATCGTATCTGATCGGCCTCACCGGGAACGAGACGGTCGCGACGGGCCGTGCCCGGCCGGTCGTCGCCGAGGTCCGTGACCGCTACAACAACCCGGTCAGCGGGGAAGAGGTGACGTTCGAAGTCGTCGCCGGTGGCGGCTCCTTCGCCAACGGCGGCACGCAACGTACCGTCACCACCGACGGCAACGGCCGCGCGCCCGTCGCCCTTCGCCCCGATAGCTCCGGAACGATCACCGTCGAAGCGCGGAGCGATCTGAACGGGAACGGGAATATCGAACCCTACGAGCGCACACGCTTCGGGTTCACCGCGACGGCCGGGTCGACCGACGACGGCGGGGCCGAGGAGATCAACCCGTCGGGGGATGGTGACGTGGTGCTCGTCAAGGGCGTCGCGAAGAAAGACGGCGATATCGATCTCTATTTCAACAACACGGCCGGCTCCGACCGGACGGTCAGCGAGGCTCGTGTGTCGTTCTACTACACGACGAGTCCCAGTAATGGACAAGGAAACACTCGCCAACCACCGGAGAAACTCATTTTTGGGAACACTAAGTTTCAGGTACCAGGTCAACTTAAGCCGCTCGACAGTCCGGTGACGATCCCGCAAAACTCGCCCGACGCCATCGCCTTCTCCCTGGAAACGCCCGATAGTGGTACGCAAGCAAAACCCGAAGACTTCCTAGTTCTCACCCTCAAATTCCAGGAAACCGGCGAGAGGAGTACCTACTTCATCACGCTCGAAGGGAACGATAACAACGGCAACCCGGGCGGCGGCAACGGTGGTGGTCGAGGGCCAAGTGGGAACGGTCCGCCGGGACAGAACTGA